TACCGATGCGTGTGGTAATACTTCTACAGCTACGCAAACTATTAATATTCAAGATACAACTGCGCCTGTAATTGCTCAGTTACCAGCAGAATCTACTATCAACTGTCCGGCTACGCCTGAGTTCGCTCAAGCTACAGCTACTGATGCTTGTGGTTCTGACTTTACTTTGACTTCTAATGATGTAACTACACCTGGTCAATGTGCTGGTTCGTATTCAGTTACTAGAACTTGGACGGCTACCGATGCGTGTGGTAATACTTCTACGGCTACTCAAACTATTAATGTAATTGATAATACGGCGCCTGTAATTGCTCAGTTACCAGCAGAATCTACTATCAACTGTCCGGCTACGCCTGAGTTCGCTCAAGCTACAGCTACTGATGCTTGTGGTTCTGACTTTACTTTGACTTCTAATGATGTAACTACACCTGGTCAATGTGCTGGTTCGTATTCAGTTACTAGAACCTGGACGGCTACCGATGCGTGTGGTAATACTTCTACGGCTACTCAAACTATTAATGTAATTGATAATACGGCGCCTGTAATTGCTCAGTTACCAGCAGAATCTACTATCAACTGTCCGGCTACGCCTGAGTTCGCTCAAGCTACAGCTACTGATGCTTGTGGTTCTGACTTTACTTTGACTTCTAATGATGTAACTACACCTGGTCAATGTGCTGGTTCGTATTCAGTTACTAGAACTTGGACGGCTACCGATGCGTGTGGTAATACTTCTACGGCTACTCAAACTATTAATGTAATTGATAATACGGCGCCTGTAATTGCTCAGTTACCAGCAGAATCTACTATCAACTGTCCTGCTACGCCTGAGTTTGCTCAAGCTACGGCTACTGACGCTTGTGATTCTGATGCTACTTTAACTTTTAATGATGTTACTACGCCTGGTCAATGTGCTGGTTCGTATTCGGTAACCAGAACCTGGACGGCTACCGATGCGTGTGGTAATACTTCTACAGCTACGCAAATTATTAATGTAATTGATAATACTGCGCCTGTAATTGCTCAGTTACCAGCAGAATCTACTATCAACTGTCCGGCTACGCCTGAGTTCGCTCAAGCTACAGCTACTGATGCTTGTGGTTCTGACTTTACTTTGACTTCTAATGATGTAACTACACCTGGTCAATGTGCTGGTTCGTATTCAGTTACTAGAACTTGGACGGCTACCGATGCGTGTGGTAATACTTCTACGGCTACTCAAACTATTAATGTAATTGATAATACTGCGCCTGTAATTGCTCAGTTACCAGCAGAATCTACTATCAACTGTCCGGCTACGCCTGAGTTCGCTCAAGCTACAGCTACTGATGCTTGTGGTTCTGACTTTACTTTGACTTCTAATGATGTAACTACACCTGGTCAATGTGCTGGTTCGTATTCAGTTACTAGAACCTGGACGGCTACCGATGCGTGTGGTAATACTTCTACAGCTACGCAAATTATTAATGTAATTGATAATACTGCGCCTACATTTAATGAATCTGTACCTGTAGATACAACCGCATCATGTGATAATATACCTACTATAGATGTATTAACAGCTTCAGATAATTGTGGAACCGCTACAGTATCTGTAAACGAAGTAATAGTTCAGGGAAATTGTCCAAATAATTATCAAATTATTAGAACATGGACAGCAACAGATTCATGTGGAAACAATATTTCTGCGTCTCAAACTATTACAGTTCAAGATACTACTGGACCAATTCTGACTTCAACTTATACTGAAAAAATGATTGTAACTTGTAGTACAATACCAGTTGCTCCTGAATTAACTTTCGAAGATAATTGTTCAGGAAATGTAACTGTTACTTTTACAGAAACACAAAATGATCCAATTGGAGATACATATACAATAATCAGAACTTGGGTTGCTACTGATGCTTGCGGAAACCAATCAAGCGTTTATACACAAACGATTAATGTTGAAATTGTATCAGAATTAGTTGATACTATTAATGATACAGATAGATGTAATGAAGCTGAAGAAGATCAAATTGATTTAGCTACATTTGTTTCAAATTATCCTAGTAATGGTACATGGATTTTGAACAATACTCCAGGTATTGTTGGAACTATATTTAATCCATTGGATGTAGCTGCTGGAACCTATACTGTTAGTTATGAATTTGATAACGGTGAAGCTTGTCCAAAACGTGTAGATATTAATTTAAGTGTAATAAGTGATTGTGCGGTTTTGGATTGTCAAAATATTGTAATTCACAATGCATTTACACCAAACGGAGATTCTTTAAATCAATATTTCAGTATTGAAAATATTGAAGATATAAACTGTTATCCAACTAATAAAGTTGAAATTTATAACAGATGGGGTATTTTAGTTTATGAAACTACAAACTATGACAACCAAACAAGAAGATTCGAAGGAATCTCTGAAGGTAGAGCTACTGTTAGTAAATCGTCTGAATTACCAACTGGAACTTATTTCTACATCATTCAGTATACTACTACTGAAGGAAATACGGTAACTAAAAACGGATATTTGTACCTTACAAGATAAAAACCTACTAATAATACCTGAGGATTTATCCTCAGGTTAAAAAAAGAAAATAAATGAAAACAAGAATTTTAATTTTCGCTTTAATGTTAACATGTTACTGTTCTTTTGCTCAGCAAGATTCACAGTATACCCAATACATGTATAACACAATTAATGTAAATCCAGCTTATGCAGGATCTAGAGGAGTTATGAGTATTTTTGGATTACATCGTACCCAATGGGTAGGCTTAGATGGTGCTCCAACCACTAATGCTTTCTCAATAAATACTCCAATAAATGAAAGCAATATTGGATTAGGGATTTCTTTTGTAAATGATAAAATTGGTCCAACCAATAATAATACAATTACAGCTGATGTTTCGTATTCGATTCAAACTTCTGAAACTTATAAATTATCATTTGGTATTAAAGCTGCTGGAAATATTTTTAATTTAGATACAAATAAATTAAATCCACAGGATGCTAACGACCCAAATTTACAAAACTTCAGTAGTGAATTCTCTCCTAACTTTGGTGCTGGTGTTTATTTACATTCTGATAAATTGTATTTTGGAGTATCTGTCCCAAATTTTTTACAAGACACAAAGTATAATGATAATTCAGTAACTGTGTTCAAAGAAAGAATGACGTTCTATACAATTGGAGGTTATGTTTTTGATTTAACACCAGATTTAAAATTCAAACCTGCATTTTTAACAAAAGTAGTTACTGGTGCTCCATTGCAAGTTGATGTTTCAGGAAACTTCCTTTTATTTGATAAATTTATGTTAGGTGCTGCTTACAGATGGGATTCTGCTATTAGTGCTATGGCAGGCTTTCAAATTACTGATGGTTTATACATTGGTTATGGATATGACAGAGAAACAACAAATCTTAAAAATTATAACTCTGGTTCTCATGAAATTTTCCTTAGATTTGAATTATTTAATAGAGTAAGTAAAATTGTAACACCAAGATTCTTCTAATATCCCAAACATTATGAAAAATAAAATTATATATATAGCAATTTTAGCAATCTTCTCTTTTAATGGTTTTTCTCAAACTATTACTAAAGAACAAAAAGGGAAAAAAGAATACGATAAGTATGCTTACATCGATGCTATTAAAACCTACGAGCGTTTATATGAAAAAGGATATAAATCGCCTGACATGCTTTTAAAACTTGGAAACTCATATTATTTCAATGCAGATTTAGAAAAAGCTGTAAAATATTATGATGAATTATATGCAACAAGTCCTGATCAAGAAGCTGAATATTTTTATAGATATTCTCAATCTCTGAGAGCTACAAAAGATTACAAAAAAGCTGATGAAATGATGGCTATATTCAATTCAAAAAGTGGAAATGATCTTAGAGCAAAACTTTATAATCAGAACAGAGACTATCTAGCTGAAATAAAGAAAAATTCTGGTAGATATAAATTAGAAAATGCTGGAATTAATTCAAAATATTCAGATTATGGACCAACATTTATGGGTGAAAAAGTAGTATTTTGTTCTGCTCGTGATACAGGTAATTTTTCAAAAAGAATTCATACTTGGACTGGTGAATATTTTACAAATTTATACAGTGCAAATTTAGCGGAGGATGGTTCGCTTGGTGAAGTTGAAAAATTTGGAAATAAATTGAATAGTAAATATCACGAAGATACTCCAGTATTTTCAAAAGATGGAAAAACTGTTTATTTCACAAGAAACAATTATCTTGACAAAAGAGGTTATGATGCTAGTAAAGTTACATTACTTAAAATTTATAAAGCAACTGTAGATGAAAAAGGAAAATGGGTAAATATTACTCCATTACCTTTCAACAGTGATAGCTATCAAACTGCTCATCCAGCTTTAAGTCCTGATGGTAAAACAATGTATTTTGCTTCTGATATGCCAGGTTCATTTGGAAAATCAGATATTTATAAAGTTGCAATTTCTGATGATGGAAGTTTTGGTAATCCAGTAAATCTTGGAAATACTATCAATACGGAAGGTAGAGAAACTTATCCTTTTGTAAATGGTAAAAATGAACTTTATTTTGCTTCAGATGGTCATCCAGGTTTAGGAGGTTTAGATATTTTTGGAGCAAAAATTCCTGAAGATGGTATTTTCACAAAAATATTGAACGTTGGTGAAGAAGCTAATAGTCCAAAAGATGACTTTGCTTATATAATCAACTCCGAAACTAAAAGAGGTTTTTTAAGTTCAAATCGCGATGGCGGTGAAGGAAGTGATGATATTTACAAATTCATCGAAACCAGAGAATTATTTATTGAACAAGCTATTTTTGGAGTTGTAACTGATACAAATACAGATGAAGTTTTAGCTGATGCAAAAATTACTTTGTTAGATGAAAAATTCAATAAAATTGCAGAAACTACAACTGATGCAAAAGGTTTTTATGAATTCTTAAAACTTGAACCTAATACTAAATTCTACATTAAAGCAGAAAAAGAAGGTTACAATACTAAAGAAAATCCAGTTATAACTGGAAAAGAAGAAGGAAGAACTGAATTAAATATCGACCTAGAAAAAACAGCAAAACCAATACCAGTTGGTGGAGATTTAGCTGATGTATTTGGAATAAACCTTATTTATTTTGATTTAGATAAATGGAATATTCGTCCTGATGCTGCCGTTGATTTAGCTAAAATACTTGATGTATTAGAGCAATATCCAACTATGAAAATTGATATTCGTTCTCATACTGATAGTCGTGCATCTCATGCTTACAATGAAAGACTTTCTGATAGAAGAGCAAAATCAACAATGGCTTGGTTAGTATCAAAAGGAATTTCAAAAGACAGATTGACAGCAAAAGGTTATGGTGAAACACAATTAATAAATAAATGTTCTGATGGTGTTCCATGTACAGAAGCTGAACATCAATTGAACAGAAGAAGTCAATTTATTATAACTGAATTATAAAAATTAAATAATATTATAATCAAAACTTAAAAAGCACTCTTAATAGAGTGCTTTTTTTTATTTTTGCCGCTATGAAAATAACTAAACTTTTTAAAGACTTTCTAGAAAGCGAAAAGATTGGAGGTTTCCTACTCATACTTTGCACAATAATTTCATTGATATTTGCCAATTCTATTTTCTCTTCAGAGTATATACATATTTGGCATAATGATATTGGTGGTAAACCATTAGAATATTGGATTAACGATGGATTAATGGCTATTTTCTTCCTACTGATAGGATTAGAACTTGAGCGTGAAATTTATATTGGTGAGCTATCAAATTTCAAAAAAGCATCGTTGCCAATATTTGCTGCTATTGGCGGAATGATTGTTCCTGCTGCATTATATCTTTTTTTAAATTACGGAACCGAAACACAATCTGGAGCAGGAATTCCAATGGCTACAGACATAGCTTTCGCTTTAGGAATTTTATCTTTACTTGGAAACAAAGTGCCTACTTCATTAAAAGTTTTTTTAACAGCATTAGCTGTTATTGATGACTTAGGTGCTATTTTGGTTATTGCTATTTTCTACACAAAAGATTTAGATTTTTTTAATCTTTCTATTGCATTGGGAATTTTTGGTTTCTTATTAATTTTGAATAGACTAAAAGTTAGAAACCTTATTCCATATCTTGTATTAGGAGTTTTTATGTGGTATTTTATGCTTAACTCTGGTGTTCATGCAACAATAACTGGAGTATTGTTAGCATTTGCAATTCCTTTTGGAAATGGCGATAAAAAGTCAACTTCTTATTTACTACAAAATGCTTTGCATAAACCTGTAACTTGGATTATTTTACCATTATTTGCATTGGCAAATACAGCAATAACTATAAATTCTGATTGGCATTATGCCTTAACTCATCATTACACCATTGGAATTGCTCTTGGTTTGATAGTTGGAAAACCAATAGGAATATCGCTATTCAGTTATCTTTCTGTAAAAAATAAATTTTGCAAACTTCCTGAAGACTTAAATTGGAAAACCATCATTGGAGTAAGTTTCCTTGGTGGAATTGGATTTACAATGTCTATTTTCATTACACTCCTGGCTTTTTCTGATTCAGAGCACATTACAAATAGTAAAATAATGATTTTAGTATCATCAATTATTGCTGCTCTAATTGGATTACTTTATTTAAAGTCAACACTCAAAAAAGATTGTTTAGAAGATGTTCTTAATGATGATTAGAAATTAATACCACTTTTTCTTTTTAAAATAATATACCATTCCAAGCAAAAGAATGAACATAAAACCTAGAATTAGAAAATAACCATATTTCCAATGCAACTCTGGCATATTTTCAAAATTCATCCCATAAATTCCAACGATAAAAGTTAAAGGCATAAAGAAAACTGAAACTACAGTCAAAGTTTTCATTACTTCATTAAGTTTTTGGTTTTGAGTTGAAAAATAAAAATTTGTAGCACTTTCTAGAGAAAGTAAATCATATTCAATTTGTTCTAAAAGTTCGATGGATTTTTGATGCAATCTTGAAAAAAAACTAAAATTATCATCCTCAATTACATTAAAAACATTGTCTTCTTTCATACTTTTAATTGAAAACAATGAATCTCTGAGCGGAATAATTGAGCGTTTCAGAAAATTAAAATTATCACGATGTTTTTCAATTTTTTCTAAAATTTGAAGATGTGTATTTGCTTTAGTCAAATTAATTAGAGCTTCTACTCTATTCTCTTCATTTTCTAAAGTGATATAAAAATTTTCCATCACCGCATCAAGCAACAAATACAACAAATAATCAGATTTTTTATCTCTAACTAAACCTGAATGTGTTCTAATTCTTTCTCTGATATGTGTAAAAAAGTCACTTCGCTTTTCTTGAAAAGAAACTAAGATTTCCTTTTTTAGTAAAAAACTAATTTGTTCAATTTCTATATTATCTGAGTCTTTTACAGGTAAAATTGATTTGATATTAAAAAAAATAACATCTTGATATTCTTCAAGTTTAGACCTTTTAGTTGTATTAACAATATCACTTAGCATGAAATTATCAACTTCTACAAATTGTCCAATTGTTTTAATAACAGATTCATCATTCAAACCATGAACATTCAACCAATTATTTTTTGAAGATAATATACATTTGTCTAGTTGAGAAACATCAAAAGGATTGTATTCTATTAAATCATTTTCATCATAAACAAACAACTGAAGTTCGGTAATTGTGTTTTGATGAATTCCAGTATATTCCAGCAAAGTTGTTTGAACCTTTCTACCTTTTTTATATTTTATCTTTCTCACCTTGGCTAAATTTGTATAAATTTAAGCATATTTATTTTTTTCAAACTATTTTTACCCAAAATCAATTTATGCAATTATTAATAACAAACATCAAGGAACTGCTTCAAGTTAGAGAAACTAATATTGAAAAAGTTTCAGGAAAAGAAATGGCAACTTTACCAACAATTAAGAATGCGTTTCTACTAATTGAAAACGACTATATAATCAATTTTGGCGAAATGAATGATTGCCCAAATACTGATTCAAAAAAAGTAATTGATGCCACTGGAAAAATAGTATTGCCAACTTGGTGCGATAGTCATACACATATTGTTTATGCGGGAAATCGAGAGCAAGAATTTGTTGATAGGATTAACGGATTGAGTTATGAAGAAATTGCAAATCGTGGTGGTGGAATTTTAAATTCAGCAAAAAAACTCAACGAAACTTCAGAAGAGGAAATCTATAATCAATCAAAGTATCGATTAGAAGAAATAATGCAACAAGGAACTGGAGCTGTTGAAATAAAATCGGGATATGGATTGACTGTTGATGGAGAATTAAAAATGCTACGTGTGATAAAAAAGTTAGCCAAAAATTATCCAATTACCATTAAAGCTACATTTCTTGGTGCACATGCTTTTCCTAAAGAATACAAAGAGAATCATTCGGGTTATATTGATTTAATAATCAATGAAATGCTTCCAAAAATTGCTGAAGAAAATTTAGCCGATTACATTGATGCTTTTTTAGAAACAGGTTATTTTTCGGTTGAAGAAACAGAAAGAATTATGATTGCCGGAAAAAAATATGGTCTTCAAGCAAAAATTCACGTCAATCAATTCACAGCTATAAATGGTATTGAAGCTTGTGTAAAACACAATGCATTAACTGTTGATCACCTTGAAATTATTACAGATGAAGACATTGAAGCTTTAAAAAACAGTAAAACAATGTCAGTTGCTTTACCAAGTTGTTCTTATTTTATAAGTATTCCTTATACACCAGCCAGAAAAATGATAACAGCAGGTTTACCGTTAGCATTAGCTTCTGATTCAAATCCAGGAACAACTCCTTCAGGAAATATGAATTTTGTTGTTGCTACAGCTTGTATAAAAATGAAAATGACTCCCGAGGAAGCCATCAATGCAGCTACCATAAATGGTGCTTATGCTATGGGAATTTCTGAAACACATGGAAGCATAACTAAAGGTAAAAAAGCAAATTTTATCATTACAAAACCTTTGAATTCATACTATGAACTTCCCTATTTATTCGGTTCAAACCTTATAGAAAAAGTATTTATTGATGGTAAGTTAGTATAAATAAAAAAGTCTCGAGAAATCGAGACTTTTTTATTTATGTTTTTCTTTAAATTTATCTTAAAGT
The window above is part of the Flavobacterium sp. PMTSA4 genome. Proteins encoded here:
- a CDS encoding PorP/SprF family type IX secretion system membrane protein, coding for MKTRILIFALMLTCYCSFAQQDSQYTQYMYNTINVNPAYAGSRGVMSIFGLHRTQWVGLDGAPTTNAFSINTPINESNIGLGISFVNDKIGPTNNNTITADVSYSIQTSETYKLSFGIKAAGNIFNLDTNKLNPQDANDPNLQNFSSEFSPNFGAGVYLHSDKLYFGVSVPNFLQDTKYNDNSVTVFKERMTFYTIGGYVFDLTPDLKFKPAFLTKVVTGAPLQVDVSGNFLLFDKFMLGAAYRWDSAISAMAGFQITDGLYIGYGYDRETTNLKNYNSGSHEIFLRFELFNRVSKIVTPRFF
- a CDS encoding OmpA family protein; the protein is MKNKIIYIAILAIFSFNGFSQTITKEQKGKKEYDKYAYIDAIKTYERLYEKGYKSPDMLLKLGNSYYFNADLEKAVKYYDELYATSPDQEAEYFYRYSQSLRATKDYKKADEMMAIFNSKSGNDLRAKLYNQNRDYLAEIKKNSGRYKLENAGINSKYSDYGPTFMGEKVVFCSARDTGNFSKRIHTWTGEYFTNLYSANLAEDGSLGEVEKFGNKLNSKYHEDTPVFSKDGKTVYFTRNNYLDKRGYDASKVTLLKIYKATVDEKGKWVNITPLPFNSDSYQTAHPALSPDGKTMYFASDMPGSFGKSDIYKVAISDDGSFGNPVNLGNTINTEGRETYPFVNGKNELYFASDGHPGLGGLDIFGAKIPEDGIFTKILNVGEEANSPKDDFAYIINSETKRGFLSSNRDGGEGSDDIYKFIETRELFIEQAIFGVVTDTNTDEVLADAKITLLDEKFNKIAETTTDAKGFYEFLKLEPNTKFYIKAEKEGYNTKENPVITGKEEGRTELNIDLEKTAKPIPVGGDLADVFGINLIYFDLDKWNIRPDAAVDLAKILDVLEQYPTMKIDIRSHTDSRASHAYNERLSDRRAKSTMAWLVSKGISKDRLTAKGYGETQLINKCSDGVPCTEAEHQLNRRSQFIITEL
- the nhaA gene encoding Na+/H+ antiporter NhaA, which translates into the protein MKITKLFKDFLESEKIGGFLLILCTIISLIFANSIFSSEYIHIWHNDIGGKPLEYWINDGLMAIFFLLIGLELEREIYIGELSNFKKASLPIFAAIGGMIVPAALYLFLNYGTETQSGAGIPMATDIAFALGILSLLGNKVPTSLKVFLTALAVIDDLGAILVIAIFYTKDLDFFNLSIALGIFGFLLILNRLKVRNLIPYLVLGVFMWYFMLNSGVHATITGVLLAFAIPFGNGDKKSTSYLLQNALHKPVTWIILPLFALANTAITINSDWHYALTHHYTIGIALGLIVGKPIGISLFSYLSVKNKFCKLPEDLNWKTIIGVSFLGGIGFTMSIFITLLAFSDSEHITNSKIMILVSSIIAALIGLLYLKSTLKKDCLEDVLNDD
- the corA gene encoding magnesium/cobalt transporter CorA, which translates into the protein MRKIKYKKGRKVQTTLLEYTGIHQNTITELQLFVYDENDLIEYNPFDVSQLDKCILSSKNNWLNVHGLNDESVIKTIGQFVEVDNFMLSDIVNTTKRSKLEEYQDVIFFNIKSILPVKDSDNIEIEQISFLLKKEILVSFQEKRSDFFTHIRERIRTHSGLVRDKKSDYLLYLLLDAVMENFYITLENEENRVEALINLTKANTHLQILEKIEKHRDNFNFLKRSIIPLRDSLFSIKSMKEDNVFNVIEDDNFSFFSRLHQKSIELLEQIEYDLLSLESATNFYFSTQNQKLNEVMKTLTVVSVFFMPLTFIVGIYGMNFENMPELHWKYGYFLILGFMFILLLGMVYYFKKKKWY
- the hutI gene encoding imidazolonepropionase gives rise to the protein MQLLITNIKELLQVRETNIEKVSGKEMATLPTIKNAFLLIENDYIINFGEMNDCPNTDSKKVIDATGKIVLPTWCDSHTHIVYAGNREQEFVDRINGLSYEEIANRGGGILNSAKKLNETSEEEIYNQSKYRLEEIMQQGTGAVEIKSGYGLTVDGELKMLRVIKKLAKNYPITIKATFLGAHAFPKEYKENHSGYIDLIINEMLPKIAEENLADYIDAFLETGYFSVEETERIMIAGKKYGLQAKIHVNQFTAINGIEACVKHNALTVDHLEIITDEDIEALKNSKTMSVALPSCSYFISIPYTPARKMITAGLPLALASDSNPGTTPSGNMNFVVATACIKMKMTPEEAINAATINGAYAMGISETHGSITKGKKANFIITKPLNSYYELPYLFGSNLIEKVFIDGKLV